One Pseudomonas lalucatii genomic window carries:
- the rnk gene encoding nucleoside diphosphate kinase regulator — protein sequence MSNAPPITITRLDLQRLERLLDSLEDFGAGAAALQAELDRAEVVGHDEVPAGVVTMNSRVHCREEGSGKDYHLTLVYPQDAKGEGRVSILAPVGSALLGLSVGQHIDWVGPGGKPLKLALLAVEYQPEAAGEYNRA from the coding sequence ATGAGCAACGCACCGCCGATCACCATCACCCGCCTCGATCTGCAACGCCTGGAGCGCCTGCTCGACAGCCTGGAGGACTTCGGCGCGGGCGCCGCGGCCCTGCAGGCCGAGCTGGATCGCGCCGAAGTGGTCGGCCACGACGAGGTGCCGGCCGGGGTGGTGACCATGAACTCGCGGGTGCACTGCCGCGAGGAGGGCAGCGGCAAGGACTACCACCTGACCCTGGTCTACCCGCAGGATGCCAAGGGCGAGGGGCGGGTATCGATCCTCGCCCCGGTCGGCAGCGCCCTGCTCGGCCTCTCGGTCGGCCAGCACATCGACTGGGTGGGGCCCGGCGGCAAGCCGCTGAAGCTGGCCCTGCTGGCGGTGGAGTATCAGCCCGAGGCGGCCGGCGAGTACAACCGCGCCTAG
- a CDS encoding DUF1289 domain-containing protein, with the protein MSSTSSEGQPLVPVASPCRRQCCLDERDMCLGCGRLLAEIREWGAADQARRRLICHEAQARLQGRR; encoded by the coding sequence TTGAGTTCGACGAGCTCTGAGGGTCAGCCCCTCGTGCCGGTCGCCTCGCCGTGCCGGCGCCAATGCTGCCTGGACGAGCGCGACATGTGCCTGGGCTGCGGCCGGCTGCTGGCGGAGATCCGCGAGTGGGGCGCCGCCGACCAGGCGCGCCGCCGGCTGATCTGCCATGAGGCCCAGGCGCGCCTGCAAGGGCGGCGCTGA
- the cyaY gene encoding iron donor protein CyaY — MSLTEARFHDLVDAAQQAVEDIFDDSDLDLDLENSGGVLTVRFENGSQLILSRQEPIRQLWVAARSGGFHFDYDAASERWICDSSDEQLGEMLARITLDQAGADLEFDEL; from the coding sequence ATGAGTTTGACCGAAGCCCGTTTTCACGACCTGGTCGATGCCGCACAACAGGCCGTGGAAGATATCTTCGACGACAGCGACCTGGACCTGGACCTGGAGAACTCCGGCGGGGTGCTGACCGTGCGTTTCGAGAACGGCAGCCAGCTGATCCTCAGCCGCCAGGAGCCGATTCGTCAGCTGTGGGTCGCGGCGCGCTCCGGCGGTTTCCACTTCGACTACGACGCGGCCAGCGAGCGCTGGATCTGCGACAGCAGCGACGAGCAGCTCGGCGAGATGCTCGCGCGTATCACCCTCGACCAGGCAGGCGCCGATCTTGAGTTCGACGAGCTCTGA
- the lptM gene encoding LPS translocon maturation chaperone LptM, translating into MKRLLTACIALVAVSALLSGCGQKGPLYLPDDSPSTAEHSE; encoded by the coding sequence ATGAAGCGGCTGCTTACTGCCTGCATCGCGCTCGTCGCCGTCTCCGCCCTGCTCTCCGGCTGCGGCCAGAAAGGCCCGCTGTACCTGCCGGACGACAGCCCGTCCACCGCCGAACACAGCGAATAA
- the lysA gene encoding diaminopimelate decarboxylase, with the protein MNAFNYRDGALFAEGVALSAIAQRFGTPTYVYSRTHIEAQYHAYADALAGMPHLVCFAVKANSNIGVLNVLARLGAGFDIVSRGELERVLAAGGEPAKIVFSGVGKSRDDMRRALEVGVHCFNVESTDELERLQQVAAELGVKAPVSLRVNPDVDAGTHPYISTGLKENKFGIAIADAEAVYARAAALPNLAVIGVDCHIGSQLTTLPPFLDALERLLALIDRLAERGIALKHLDLGGGLGVQYRDEQPPLAGDYIRAVRQRLAGRDLALVFEPGRSIVANAGVLLTRVEYLKHTEHKDFAIVDAAMNDLIRPALYQAWMDVQAVQPRDGATRHYDIVGPICETGDFLAKERELALAEGDLLAVRSAGAYGFVMSSNYNTRGRAAEVMVDGEQAFEVRRRETLDELFAGESRLPE; encoded by the coding sequence ATGAACGCCTTCAACTACCGCGACGGCGCGCTGTTCGCGGAGGGCGTGGCCTTGTCCGCCATCGCCCAACGCTTCGGCACGCCCACCTACGTCTACTCGCGCACGCACATCGAGGCGCAGTACCACGCCTACGCCGACGCCCTGGCCGGCATGCCGCACCTGGTCTGCTTCGCCGTCAAGGCCAACTCCAATATCGGCGTGCTCAATGTCCTGGCGCGCCTCGGCGCGGGCTTCGACATCGTCTCCCGCGGCGAGCTGGAGCGGGTCCTGGCCGCCGGCGGCGAACCCGCCAAGATCGTCTTTTCCGGGGTCGGCAAGAGCCGCGACGACATGCGCCGCGCCCTCGAGGTCGGCGTGCACTGCTTCAACGTCGAGTCCACCGACGAGCTGGAGCGCCTGCAGCAGGTGGCCGCCGAGCTGGGCGTGAAGGCGCCGGTATCCTTGCGGGTCAACCCGGACGTGGATGCCGGCACCCACCCCTACATCTCCACCGGCCTGAAGGAAAACAAGTTCGGCATCGCCATCGCCGATGCCGAGGCGGTGTACGCCCGCGCCGCCGCGCTGCCCAACCTGGCGGTGATCGGCGTCGACTGCCATATCGGCTCCCAGCTGACCACGCTGCCGCCCTTCCTCGACGCCCTCGAGCGCCTGCTGGCGCTGATCGACCGCCTGGCCGAGCGCGGCATCGCGCTCAAGCACCTGGACCTGGGCGGCGGCCTCGGCGTGCAGTACCGCGACGAGCAGCCGCCGCTGGCCGGCGACTACATCCGGGCCGTGCGCCAGCGCCTGGCCGGCCGTGACCTGGCCCTGGTGTTCGAGCCGGGCCGCTCCATCGTCGCCAATGCCGGCGTGCTGCTGACCCGCGTCGAATACCTCAAGCACACCGAGCACAAGGACTTCGCCATCGTCGATGCGGCGATGAACGACCTGATCCGCCCGGCCCTGTACCAGGCCTGGATGGACGTGCAGGCCGTGCAACCGCGCGACGGCGCCACCCGCCACTACGACATAGTCGGGCCGATCTGCGAGACCGGCGACTTCCTGGCCAAGGAGCGCGAATTGGCATTGGCCGAGGGCGACCTGCTGGCGGTGCGTTCGGCCGGCGCCTACGGCTTCGTCATGAGCTCCAACTACAACACTCGCGGCCGCGCCGCCGAGGTGATGGTGGATGGCGAGCAGGCCTTCGAGGTGCGCCGCCGGGAAACCCTCGACGAACTCTTCGCGGGCGAAAGCCGCCTGCCGGAGTGA
- the dapF gene encoding diaminopimelate epimerase produces MLLRFTKMHGLGNDFMVLDLVSQHAHIQPKNAKQWGDRHTGVGFDQLLIVEPPSNPDVDFRYRIFNADGSEVEQCGNGARCFARFVLDKRLTVKKQIRVETKGGIIELDVRNDGQVRVNMGPPRLAPAQIPFQADYEALSYPVQVDGQSVELAAVSMGNPHAVLRVDSVDHAPVHELGPKLEHHPRFPQRVNVGFLQVIDRQRARLRVWERGAGETQACGTGACAAAVAAIRQGWMDSPVQLELPGGRLTIEWAGADQPVMMTGPAVRVFEGQVRL; encoded by the coding sequence ATGCTATTGCGCTTTACCAAGATGCACGGCCTGGGCAACGACTTCATGGTCCTCGACCTGGTCAGCCAGCACGCCCACATCCAGCCGAAGAACGCCAAGCAGTGGGGCGACCGCCACACCGGCGTCGGCTTCGACCAGCTGCTGATCGTCGAGCCGCCGAGCAACCCGGACGTCGACTTCCGCTACCGCATCTTCAACGCCGACGGCTCCGAGGTGGAGCAGTGCGGCAACGGCGCCCGCTGCTTCGCCCGCTTCGTGCTGGACAAGCGCCTGACGGTGAAGAAGCAGATCCGCGTCGAGACCAAGGGCGGCATCATCGAGCTGGACGTGCGCAACGACGGCCAGGTGCGGGTCAACATGGGCCCGCCGCGCCTGGCGCCGGCGCAGATCCCCTTCCAGGCGGACTACGAGGCGCTGAGCTACCCGGTGCAGGTGGACGGCCAGAGCGTCGAGCTGGCCGCCGTCTCCATGGGCAACCCCCACGCGGTGCTGCGCGTCGACAGCGTCGACCACGCGCCGGTGCACGAACTGGGGCCGAAACTGGAACACCACCCGCGCTTCCCGCAACGGGTCAATGTCGGCTTCCTCCAGGTCATCGACCGCCAGCGCGCACGTCTGCGCGTGTGGGAACGCGGCGCCGGCGAGACCCAGGCCTGCGGCACCGGCGCCTGCGCCGCGGCGGTGGCGGCGATTCGCCAGGGCTGGATGGACTCGCCGGTGCAGCTGGAGCTGCCGGGCGGCCGCCTGACCATCGAGTGGGCAGGCGCGGACCAGCCCGTTATGATGACCGGACCCGCCGTGCGCGTGTTCGAAGGACAGGTTCGCCTATGA
- a CDS encoding DUF484 family protein: MTDQQDSPKPLDSETVAAYLRLHPEFFIDHDELIPELRIPHQRGDTVSLVERQVKLLRERNIEMRHRLSQLMDVARENDRLFDKTRRLVLDLLDAASLEEVVGAVEDSLRHEFQVPFVSLILFSETPLPVGRSVSSAEAHQAIGGLLAGGKTISGVLRKHELAFLFGAGEAEQVGSAAVVALSHQGLHGVLAIGSADPQHYKSSLGTLFLGYVAEVLARVLPRFATPLRSVR; encoded by the coding sequence ATGACCGACCAGCAGGATTCGCCCAAGCCCCTCGACTCGGAGACGGTCGCCGCCTACCTGCGCCTGCATCCGGAGTTCTTCATCGACCACGACGAGCTGATCCCCGAGCTGCGCATCCCGCACCAGCGCGGCGACACCGTGTCGCTGGTCGAGCGCCAGGTGAAGCTGCTGCGCGAGCGCAACATCGAGATGCGCCACCGCCTGTCGCAGCTGATGGACGTGGCCCGGGAGAACGACCGGCTGTTCGACAAGACCCGCCGCCTGGTGCTCGACCTGCTCGACGCGGCCAGCCTGGAAGAGGTGGTCGGCGCCGTGGAGGACAGCCTGCGCCACGAGTTCCAGGTGCCCTTCGTCAGCCTGATCCTGTTCAGCGAAACGCCGCTGCCGGTCGGCCGCTCGGTCAGCAGCGCCGAGGCGCACCAGGCCATCGGCGGCCTGCTGGCCGGCGGCAAGACCATCAGCGGCGTGCTGCGCAAGCACGAGCTGGCCTTCCTGTTCGGCGCCGGCGAGGCCGAGCAGGTCGGCTCGGCCGCCGTGGTCGCCCTGTCGCACCAGGGCCTGCACGGCGTCCTGGCCATCGGCAGCGCCGACCCGCAGCACTACAAGAGCTCACTCGGCACCCTGTTCCTCGGCTATGTCGCCGAGGTCCTGGCCCGCGTGCTGCCGCGCTTCGCCACGCCGCTGCGCTCGGTGCGCTGA
- the xerC gene encoding tyrosine recombinase XerC has translation MQSHLDAYLEHLRSERQVSAHTLDGYRRDLGKLLAYCEAQRLSAWTALDTGQLRRLVARLHQQGQSGRSLARLLSAVRGLYRYLIREGLAQHDPASGLSPPKGERRLPRALDADRAAQLLDGAVEDDFLARRDQAMLELFYSSGLRLAELVGLDLDGLDLPAGLVRVRGKGNKTRELPVGRLARQALEAWLPLRALARPADGAVFIGQQGRRLGPRAVQLRVRQAGVRELGQHLHPHMLRHSFASHMLESSQDLRAVQELLGHADIATTQVYTHLDFQHLATVYDRAHPRAKRKGTPE, from the coding sequence ATGCAGAGCCACCTCGACGCCTACCTCGAACACCTGCGCAGCGAGCGTCAGGTGTCCGCGCACACCCTGGACGGCTATCGCCGCGACCTGGGCAAGCTGCTGGCCTACTGCGAGGCGCAGCGGCTGTCCGCCTGGACCGCGCTGGACACCGGCCAGCTGCGCCGCCTGGTGGCCAGGCTGCACCAGCAGGGCCAGTCCGGGCGCAGCCTGGCGCGCCTGCTCTCGGCGGTGCGCGGCCTCTATCGCTACCTGATCCGCGAGGGGCTGGCCCAGCACGACCCGGCCAGCGGCCTGAGCCCGCCGAAGGGCGAGCGCCGCCTGCCCCGGGCCCTGGATGCCGATCGCGCCGCGCAACTGCTCGACGGCGCGGTGGAGGACGACTTCCTCGCCCGCCGCGACCAGGCCATGCTCGAGCTGTTCTACTCCTCCGGCCTGCGCCTGGCGGAACTGGTGGGTCTCGACCTCGACGGCCTCGACCTACCCGCCGGCCTGGTGCGGGTGCGCGGCAAGGGCAACAAGACCCGCGAGCTGCCGGTCGGACGCCTGGCCCGCCAGGCACTGGAAGCCTGGCTACCCCTGCGCGCCCTGGCCAGACCGGCGGACGGCGCGGTGTTCATCGGCCAGCAGGGGCGGCGTCTCGGCCCGCGGGCGGTCCAGTTGCGGGTGCGCCAGGCCGGCGTGCGCGAACTGGGCCAGCACCTGCACCCGCACATGCTGCGCCACTCCTTCGCCAGCCATATGCTGGAGTCGTCCCAGGACCTGCGGGCCGTGCAGGAACTGCTCGGCCACGCCGACATCGCCACCACCCAGGTCTACACCCACCTGGACTTCCAACACCTGGCCACGGTGTATGACCGTGCCCACCCTCGGGCCAAACGCAAAGGCACTCCGGAATGA
- a CDS encoding HAD family hydrolase: MTIELITFDLDDTLWDVTPVMQDAEAALRNWLCLHAPRLGALPVDHLWAIRARLLQAEPMLKHRLSELRRRILLNALEGAGYPHDEAQALAECGFQVFLAARHQVELFAEVHPTLETLAERFQLGVITNGNADVRRLGLADYFQFALCAEELGVGKPDPKPFREALARAGVAAEHAVHVGDHPSDDIAGAQAAGLRAIWFNPQGKAWEAQAPADAEIRSLAELPALLERWA, translated from the coding sequence ATGACCATCGAGCTGATCACCTTCGACCTCGACGACACCCTGTGGGACGTCACCCCGGTGATGCAGGACGCCGAAGCCGCGCTGCGCAACTGGCTGTGCCTGCACGCCCCGCGCCTGGGCGCCCTGCCGGTGGACCACCTGTGGGCCATTCGCGCCCGCCTGCTGCAGGCCGAGCCCATGCTCAAGCACCGCCTCAGCGAGCTGCGCCGGCGCATCCTGCTCAATGCCCTGGAAGGCGCCGGCTACCCCCATGACGAGGCGCAGGCCCTGGCCGAGTGCGGCTTCCAGGTATTTCTCGCCGCGCGCCACCAGGTCGAGCTGTTCGCCGAGGTGCATCCGACCCTGGAGACCCTGGCCGAACGCTTCCAGCTCGGGGTGATCACCAATGGCAACGCCGACGTGCGCCGCCTGGGCCTGGCCGACTACTTCCAGTTCGCCCTGTGCGCCGAGGAGCTGGGGGTCGGCAAGCCGGATCCCAAGCCCTTCCGCGAGGCCCTGGCCCGCGCCGGCGTGGCGGCGGAGCACGCCGTGCATGTCGGCGACCACCCCAGCGACGACATCGCCGGCGCCCAGGCGGCCGGCCTGCGGGCGATCTGGTTCAACCCCCAGGGCAAGGCCTGGGAGGCGCAGGCCCCGGCGGATGCCGAGATCCGCAGCCTGGCCGAGCTGCCGGCGCTGCTGGAGCGCTGGGCCTAG
- the sutA gene encoding transcriptional regulator SutA: MSDEDLEQDELDGADEDDGEELAAADNGDNDSDDDGDGEVVAKGKSKAKAKVADAEELPSVEAKQKERDALARAMEEFLARGGKVQEVEPNVVSDPPKKPDSKYGSRPI; encoded by the coding sequence ATGAGCGACGAAGATCTGGAACAAGACGAGCTGGACGGCGCCGATGAGGACGACGGCGAGGAGCTGGCCGCGGCCGACAATGGCGATAACGACAGCGACGATGATGGCGACGGCGAGGTCGTAGCCAAGGGCAAGAGCAAGGCCAAGGCCAAGGTGGCCGATGCCGAGGAGCTGCCCAGCGTCGAAGCCAAGCAGAAGGAGCGCGATGCCCTGGCGCGCGCCATGGAAGAATTTCTCGCGCGCGGCGGCAAGGTGCAGGAGGTCGAGCCCAACGTGGTCTCCGACCCGCCCAAGAAGCCGGACAGCAAATACGGCAGCCGCCCTATCTGA
- a CDS encoding ammonium transporter, translating into MDNTALTALQYGFDTFYFLVCGALVMWMAAGFAMLEAGLVRAKNTTEILTKNIALYAVASVMYLVIGYHIMYSSPEGGILPSLGFLLGDENGADAVLGGGDDAPYYSARSDFFFQVVFAATCMSIVSGAVAERMKLWAFLAFAVVMTGFIYPVQGFWKWGSGFLNEAGFLDFAGSGVVHMAGASAALAGVLLLGARKGKYGAGGQVNAIPGCNLPIATLGAFILWMGWFGFNGGSQLKMSTVEDANAVAQVFVNTNMAAAGGLIAAMIVARILFGKSDLTMALNGALAGLVAITAEPLTPGALQATLIGSVGGVLVVFSILALDKLKLDDPVGAISVHGVVGIWGLLAVCLTNPDASLGAQLLGIACIFAWVFVASLIVWSILKAVIGLRVSEEEEYEGVDLAECGMEAYPEFTKS; encoded by the coding sequence ATGGACAACACAGCATTGACTGCATTGCAGTACGGTTTCGATACCTTCTACTTCCTCGTCTGCGGGGCCCTGGTGATGTGGATGGCGGCGGGTTTCGCCATGCTCGAGGCGGGCCTGGTGCGCGCCAAGAACACCACCGAGATCCTCACCAAGAACATCGCCCTGTATGCGGTGGCCAGCGTCATGTACCTGGTGATCGGCTACCACATCATGTACTCCAGCCCCGAGGGCGGCATCCTGCCGAGCCTGGGCTTCCTGCTCGGCGACGAGAACGGCGCGGACGCGGTGCTCGGCGGCGGTGACGATGCGCCCTACTACTCGGCGCGCTCCGACTTCTTCTTCCAGGTGGTGTTCGCCGCCACCTGCATGTCGATCGTCTCCGGCGCGGTGGCCGAGCGCATGAAACTGTGGGCCTTCCTCGCCTTCGCCGTGGTCATGACCGGCTTCATCTACCCGGTGCAGGGCTTCTGGAAGTGGGGCTCGGGCTTCCTCAACGAGGCCGGCTTCCTCGACTTCGCCGGCTCCGGCGTGGTGCACATGGCCGGTGCCAGCGCCGCCCTGGCCGGGGTGCTGCTGCTCGGTGCGCGCAAGGGCAAGTACGGCGCCGGCGGCCAGGTCAACGCGATCCCCGGCTGCAACCTGCCGATCGCGACCCTGGGGGCCTTCATCCTGTGGATGGGCTGGTTCGGCTTCAACGGCGGCTCGCAGCTGAAGATGAGCACCGTCGAGGACGCCAACGCGGTCGCCCAGGTATTCGTCAACACCAACATGGCCGCCGCCGGTGGCCTGATCGCGGCGATGATCGTGGCGCGCATCCTGTTCGGCAAGTCCGACCTGACCATGGCCCTCAACGGCGCCCTGGCCGGCCTGGTGGCGATCACCGCCGAGCCGCTGACCCCCGGCGCCCTGCAGGCCACCCTGATCGGCAGCGTCGGTGGCGTGCTGGTGGTGTTCTCCATCCTGGCGCTGGACAAGCTCAAGCTCGACGATCCGGTCGGGGCCATCTCGGTGCACGGCGTGGTCGGCATCTGGGGCCTGCTGGCGGTCTGCCTGACCAACCCGGACGCCAGCCTGGGCGCGCAGTTGCTGGGCATCGCCTGCATCTTCGCCTGGGTGTTCGTCGCCAGCCTGATCGTCTGGTCGATCCTCAAGGCGGTGATCGGTCTGCGGGTCAGCGAGGAAGAGGAATACGAGGGCGTGGACCTCGCCGAATGCGGCATGGAAGCCTATCCGGAGTTCACCAAGTCCTGA
- a CDS encoding ammonium transporter, with product MTLRVFAGLGALLSLVPGLAMAEEASLNGGDTAWMLVATVLVLFMTIPGLALFYAGMVRSKNVLSVLMQCFAICALISVLWVAYGYSLAFDSSGMVRGEVNFNSFVGGLSRAFLAGLTLDSLVASVPESVFITFQMTFAIITPALMVGAFAERMKFSAMLIFMAVWFTLVYVPIAHMVWGGDGALMWDWGVLDFAGGTVVHINAGIAGLVACLLLGKRKGFPTTAMAPHNLGYTLIGASMLWVGWFGFNAGSAVAANGTAGMAMLVTQVATATAALGWMFAEWITHRKPSVLGIASGAVAGLVAITPASGTAGPMGALVIGLAAGVICFFCATSLKRKLGYDDSLDVFGVHAVGGIVGAILTGAFAAPALGGFGTVEDIPAQLWVQVEGVLFTVAYTAVLTYLILKVIDLVMGLRVSDEEETVGLDLALHNERGYNL from the coding sequence ATGACTCTGCGAGTTTTCGCAGGGCTCGGAGCCCTTTTGTCTCTCGTTCCTGGCCTTGCCATGGCCGAAGAGGCGAGCCTCAACGGCGGCGACACAGCCTGGATGCTGGTCGCGACCGTCCTCGTGCTGTTCATGACCATCCCCGGTCTGGCGCTGTTCTATGCCGGCATGGTGCGTTCCAAGAACGTGCTGTCGGTGCTCATGCAGTGCTTCGCCATCTGCGCCCTGATCAGCGTGCTCTGGGTGGCGTACGGCTACAGCCTGGCCTTCGACAGCAGCGGCATGGTGCGGGGGGAGGTCAACTTCAACTCCTTCGTCGGCGGCCTGTCCAGGGCCTTTCTCGCCGGCCTGACCCTCGACAGCCTGGTCGCCAGCGTCCCGGAGAGCGTGTTCATCACCTTCCAGATGACCTTCGCCATCATCACCCCGGCGCTGATGGTCGGGGCCTTCGCCGAGCGCATGAAGTTCTCCGCCATGCTGATCTTCATGGCCGTGTGGTTCACCCTGGTCTACGTGCCGATCGCGCACATGGTCTGGGGCGGCGACGGTGCGCTGATGTGGGACTGGGGCGTGCTCGACTTCGCCGGCGGCACTGTGGTGCACATCAACGCCGGGATCGCCGGCCTGGTGGCCTGCCTGCTGCTGGGCAAGCGCAAGGGCTTCCCGACCACCGCCATGGCGCCGCACAACCTGGGCTACACCCTGATCGGCGCGAGCATGCTGTGGGTCGGCTGGTTCGGCTTCAACGCCGGCTCGGCGGTGGCGGCCAACGGCACCGCGGGCATGGCCATGCTGGTCACCCAGGTGGCCACGGCCACCGCGGCCCTGGGCTGGATGTTCGCCGAGTGGATCACCCATCGCAAACCCAGCGTGCTGGGCATCGCCTCCGGCGCGGTGGCCGGCCTGGTGGCCATCACCCCGGCGTCCGGCACCGCCGGGCCCATGGGGGCGCTGGTGATCGGTCTGGCCGCCGGGGTGATCTGCTTCTTCTGTGCCACCAGCCTGAAACGCAAACTGGGTTATGACGACTCCCTGGACGTCTTCGGCGTGCATGCGGTCGGCGGCATCGTCGGCGCCATCCTCACCGGAGCCTTCGCCGCGCCGGCGCTGGGCGGCTTCGGCACGGTGGAGGACATCCCGGCGCAGCTGTGGGTGCAGGTCGAGGGGGTGCTGTTCACGGTGGCCTACACCGCCGTGCTGACCTACCTGATCCTGAAAGTGATCGATCTAGTAATGGGCCTGCGGGTCAGCGACGAGGAAGAGACGGTCGGTCTCGACCTCGCCCTGCACAACGAGCGCGGCTACAACCTGTAA
- the glnK gene encoding P-II family nitrogen regulator codes for MKLVTAIIKPFKLDDVRESLSEIGVQGITVTEVKGFGRQKGHTELYRGAEYVVDFLPKVKIDVAIADDQLDRVIEAITKAANTGKIGDGKIFVVNLEQAIRIRTGETDTDAI; via the coding sequence ATGAAGCTAGTCACTGCCATCATCAAGCCGTTCAAGCTGGACGACGTCCGCGAGTCACTGTCGGAGATCGGCGTGCAGGGCATTACCGTCACCGAGGTCAAGGGCTTCGGTCGGCAGAAGGGGCATACCGAGCTGTATCGCGGTGCCGAATACGTGGTCGATTTCCTGCCGAAGGTGAAGATCGACGTGGCCATCGCCGACGATCAGCTGGACCGGGTGATCGAGGCCATCACCAAGGCGGCCAACACCGGCAAGATCGGTGACGGCAAGATCTTCGTGGTCAACCTGGAGCAGGCCATCCGCATCCGTACCGGCGAAACCGATACCGACGCGATCTAA
- a CDS encoding accessory factor UbiK family protein, producing the protein MLPPKAFLDALGAHASRLFNGDTPLPRSEFEAQFKALLQSGFSKLDLVSREEFDSQMTVLARTRARLEALEAKVAELEARLATEPAPPAE; encoded by the coding sequence ATGCTGCCTCCCAAAGCCTTTCTCGACGCCCTCGGCGCCCATGCCTCGCGCCTGTTCAACGGCGACACCCCGCTGCCGCGCAGCGAGTTCGAAGCCCAGTTCAAGGCCCTGCTGCAGAGCGGCTTCAGCAAGCTCGACCTGGTCAGCCGGGAAGAGTTCGACAGCCAGATGACCGTGCTCGCCCGTACCCGTGCGCGCCTGGAGGCCCTGGAGGCCAAGGTCGCCGAGCTGGAAGCCCGCCTCGCCACCGAGCCCGCGCCGCCCGCCGAGTAA
- a CDS encoding YifB family Mg chelatase-like AAA ATPase — protein sequence MSLAIVHSRAQVGVEAPAVTVEAHLANGLPSLALVGLPETAVKESKDRVRSAILNSAFEFPSRRITLNLAPADLPKDGGRFDLAIALGILAASGQVPASALEPLECLGELALSGAVRPVQGVLPAALAARAAGRSLVVAKANAEEASLASGLTVIAVEHLLELAAHLNGQTPIAPYQAQGLLRQLQPYPDLAEVQGQAAAKRALLVAAAGAHNLLFSGPPGTGKTLLASRLPGLLPPLDEREALEVAAIHSVAGQAPLDAWPQRPFRTPHHSASGPALVGGGSRPQPGEITLAHQGVLFLDELPEFDRKVLEVLREPLESGQIVIARARDKVRFPARFQLVAAMNPCPCGYLGDPGGRCRCTPEQIARYRGKLSGPLLDRIDLHLSVSRESTVLHPPTGEPAGDTASGAARVAQARQLQLRRQGVANALLDLNGLRQHCALQAEDRRWLENACERLGLSLRAAHRVLKVARTLADLEQAEGIARGHLAEALQYRGDPQR from the coding sequence ATGTCCCTGGCCATAGTCCACAGCCGCGCCCAGGTGGGCGTCGAGGCCCCCGCGGTCACCGTCGAGGCGCACCTGGCCAACGGCCTGCCGTCCCTGGCCCTGGTCGGCCTGCCGGAGACGGCAGTGAAGGAAAGCAAGGACCGGGTGCGCAGCGCCATCCTCAACTCGGCCTTCGAGTTCCCGTCACGGCGCATCACCCTCAACCTGGCTCCCGCCGACCTGCCGAAGGACGGCGGGCGCTTCGACCTGGCCATCGCCCTGGGCATCCTCGCCGCCAGCGGCCAGGTCCCGGCCAGCGCCCTGGAACCGCTCGAATGCCTCGGCGAACTGGCCCTGTCCGGCGCCGTGCGCCCGGTGCAGGGGGTGCTGCCCGCCGCCCTGGCGGCCCGCGCCGCCGGCCGCAGCCTGGTGGTGGCCAAGGCCAATGCCGAGGAGGCCAGCCTGGCCTCGGGGCTGACCGTGATCGCCGTCGAGCACCTGCTGGAGCTGGCCGCCCACCTCAACGGCCAGACGCCCATCGCGCCCTACCAGGCCCAGGGCCTGCTGCGTCAGCTGCAGCCCTACCCGGACCTGGCCGAGGTGCAGGGCCAGGCCGCGGCCAAGCGCGCCCTGCTGGTGGCCGCCGCCGGCGCCCATAACCTGCTGTTCAGTGGCCCCCCGGGCACCGGCAAGACCCTGCTGGCCAGCCGCCTGCCCGGCCTGCTGCCGCCGCTGGACGAACGGGAGGCCCTGGAGGTCGCGGCGATCCATTCGGTGGCCGGCCAGGCGCCGCTGGACGCCTGGCCGCAGCGGCCGTTCCGCACGCCCCACCACAGCGCCTCCGGGCCGGCCCTGGTCGGCGGCGGCAGCCGCCCGCAACCGGGCGAGATCACCCTGGCCCATCAGGGCGTCTTGTTCCTGGACGAGCTGCCCGAGTTCGACCGCAAGGTCCTGGAGGTGCTGCGCGAGCCCCTGGAAAGCGGGCAGATCGTCATCGCCCGGGCCCGCGACAAGGTACGCTTCCCGGCGCGCTTTCAGCTGGTGGCGGCGATGAACCCCTGCCCCTGCGGCTACCTCGGCGACCCCGGCGGTCGCTGCCGCTGCACCCCGGAGCAGATCGCCCGCTATCGCGGCAAGCTCTCCGGGCCGCTGCTCGACCGCATCGACCTGCACCTGAGCGTGAGCCGCGAGAGCACCGTGCTGCATCCGCCGACGGGCGAGCCGGCCGGCGACACGGCGAGCGGCGCCGCCCGGGTCGCCCAGGCACGCCAGCTGCAGCTGCGGCGCCAGGGCGTGGCCAATGCCCTGCTCGACCTGAACGGCCTGCGCCAGCACTGCGCCCTGCAGGCCGAGGATCGGCGCTGGCTGGAGAACGCCTGCGAACGCCTCGGCCTGTCCCTGCGCGCCGCCCACCGGGTACTCAAGGTGGCGCGCACCCTGGCCGACCTGGAACAGGCCGAAGGCATCGCCCGCGGCCATCTGGCCGAGGCGCTGCAGTATCGCGGCGACCCTCAGCGCTGA